The Ranitomeya variabilis isolate aRanVar5 chromosome 7, aRanVar5.hap1, whole genome shotgun sequence genome includes a window with the following:
- the UBE2T gene encoding ubiquitin-conjugating enzyme E2 T yields MQRQSRLKRELHLLSTEPPAGISCWQVEDNTAELRAQVVGGSGSPYEGGVFSLEIAVPERYPFEPPRVQFLTPIYHPNIDTAGRICLDILKPPPNGAWRPALNLSSVLTSVQLLMSEPNPEDPLMADIAQEYKYHRAAYTATARSWTERHARPRETDGPAHKRRSAEPPGPAKKPRPGPP; encoded by the coding sequence ATGCAGAGACAGTCACGGCTGAAGCGGGAGCTCCATCTCCTCAGCACGGAGCCGCCGGCCGGGATCAGCTGCTGGCAGGTGGAGGATAACACGGCCGAGCTGCGGGCGCAGGTGGTGGGCGGCTCGGGCTCTCCCTATGAGGGCGGCGTGTTCAGCCTGGAGATCGCGGTACCGGAGCGTTATCCCTTCGAGCCGCCCCGGGTGCAGTTTCTCacccccatttaccacccgaacatcGACACCGCCGGCCGGATCTGCCTGGACATCCTGAAGCCGCCGCCTAACGGCGCCTGGAGGCCGGCGCTGAACCTGAGCTCCGTCCTCACCTCCGTGCAGCTGCTGATGAGCGAGCCGAACCCGGAGGACCCGCTGATGGCGGACATCGCCCAGGAGTACAAGTACCACCGGGCCGCCTACACCGCCACTGCCCGGAGCTGGACGGAGAGGCACGCCAGGCCCCGGGAGACGGACGGACCGGCGCACAAACGGCGCAGCGCGGAGCCGCCCGGGCCCGCCAAAAAGCCCCGGCCCGGACCTCCGTGA